The window GCGGTTCAGCTGGCGCAGAACTGCCGGTCGATCAGCCCCAGCATCTCCATCGCGCGCGGATCGGCCACCCGATAACAACGCACCGGGCCGTCGCTGCGGCAGGTGACCAGCCCGGCGGCGCGCAATCTGGCCAATTGCTGGCTGACCGCAGCCTGAGGCCGGCCCAGCAGGCCTTCCAGCTCGCCGACCGTGCGTTCGCCGCTGACCAGATGGAACAGGATCATCATGCGGCCTTCATGGGCCAGCGCCCTGAGAAAACCGGCAGCCTCGGCGACGCCCGCGGTCACCGACCGGTCCGGACCGGATGCCGCCATGTCGCCGGGGTCAGCGGCCGCGCCACAGTGCAGATCCTTCATTTGCCCGGCCCCGTTGTCAGACCCGCGTTCATCATCATCTCGGCCAGAACCGGATAGAAATACGCCGCGCCCACATAGCCTTCGATCCGGTCCAGCTCGACGCCCTTGTCCAGCAGGATAAAGGTGGGTGTCAGAACCGGCCGCGATGCCAAAACGATCCCGTCAGGCCAGGGGCCGTCGATATCCACCCGCATCAATGGCGCCGTCCGCCCCTCGGCGCTGCCGGCAAAGCCCGGCCCGATCTCGGCATCCCATCTGGCGCAATAGATGCAACCTCGCTCTTCGACCATCATCAGCCGCAGTGGCTGTGCCTGCCAGTCAGGGGCGGTCCCAGCCGATTGCTGGGCCTGCGCGGGCCTGCCCGACTGCGCGCCAGACGCAGCGGCGAGGACCATCAAACAGAACATGCGCCGTGCAGGCCGCATCCGCAATTCTCCGCATTGGCAGGCTCAGTGCCGCGTTTCGTATATGGCTGCAGCATCCGCGCCGCAAGCAGTGCTGGGCCGCCGCGCCGCCTGCGCATGGCCAGCTGTCCCGCACAGCCGCGCGAACAGGCCCAAGCCGTTGAATATGCCCGTTCTTATCCCACGTCGTGGGCCAGCATGATGTGGCGGAAGGTCGCGCGTCGCGATCGCGCATATCCATCAAATTCCCGGGCCCGCGCCAGCCCCGTCTTGGCTTTTCTTCTTTACCCAAATATCCACGGGGGTGTGGGGCAGTCAGCCCCCGCTTGTGACGGGGCCGTATGGACGAACTGCTGACACCCTTGACCCAAGGCAGCCGCCGCGCCCTGTCGCGTGCGATCACCCTGATCGAATCCACCCGCGCAGACCACCGCGAACGCGCTGTGGCATTGCTGGCCAGCCTGCCGGACGGCCACGCCCTGCGCATCGGCATGTCAGGCACGCCCGGTGTCGGCAAATCGACCTTTATCGAGACCTTCGGAACGATGCTGACCGAACAGGGCCTCAAGGTCGCGGTGCTGGCGGTCGATCCCTCATCCACACGCTCCGGCGGCTCGATCCTGGGCGACAAGACCCGGATGGAAACGCTGTCGCGCAATCCCAAAGCCTTTATCCGCCCCTCGCCCTCGCGCGCCGAACTGGGCGGCGTCGCCCGCCGCACCCGCGAGGCCATCCGGCTCTGCGAAGCAGCGGGCTTTGACCTGATCCTGATCGAGACGGTCGGCGTCGGCCAATCCGAAACGCTGGTGGCCGAGATGGCGGATCTGTTCGTCCTGCTGCTGGCCCCGGCGGGTGGCGACGAATTGCAGGGGGTCAAGCGCGGCATCATGGAAATGGCGGACATCATTCTGGTCAACAAGGCCGACGGCGATCTGCTGCCCACCGCACGCCGCACCGTGGCCGATTACGCCGGCGCCCTGCGCCTGCTGCGCAAGCGCCCGCAAGATCCCGACGGGTTTCCCAAGGCCCTGCCGGTCTCGGCGGTTGCCGGCACTGGCCTGCAAGAGGCCTGGGATGACATGCAGGCCCTGACCGCATGGCGCCGCGAGTACGGCCATTTCGAGGCAACCCGCGCGCGGCAGGCGCAGCACTGGTTTCTGGCCGAAGTGCGCACGGGGCTATTGGCGCGCCTCGAGACCCCCGAGGCGCGGGACCGTCTGGAACAGCTTGGGCGTGACGTGGCCGCAGGGGATACCGTGCCCGGCGCGGCGGCAAAACAGATGCTGGATTGGCTCAAGACCTGACGCGCAACGACCGTGCGCTGCCTGTGTACAGCCTGTGCACCCGCTGTGCACGCCTTGTGTCCGGGCAGTGCATGGGGTGTGATAGCCGAAATAAACGCCCGATCCTGCGGCCCTGCATCCAGACGAATCACCTAGACATAAAGGCAGATGACCAAGGACCAAGCCATGTTTGACCTGCCCGAACCCGGCGCGCTCTATGACGCTCTGACCGCCCGCGATCCGGCCTATGATGGCCGCGCCTATGTCGGCGTCACCACCACCGGCATCTTCTGCCGCCTGACCTGCCCGGCCCGCAAACCGCGCCCCGAAAACTGCCGCTGGTTCGCCAGCCCCGCCGATGCCGCCGCCGCCGGTTTCCGCCCCTGTCGCCGGTGCCACCCGACCGGACCCGAGGCCGAGGGCCACGCCGCGATCGCGGCCCTGATCGGCGCGTTGAACGCCGACCCGGAACGCCGGTGGAGCGAGGCTGATCTGGTGGCTCTGGGCCATGACCCTTCGACCATCCGTCGCGCCTTCAAGCGCCATTTCGGCCAGACATTCCTGGAAATCGCTCGCGTCGCGCGGCTGCGCAGCGGCTTGAAATCCATGACGAAAGGAACCGCCATGATCGACGCACAACTTGATGCGGGCTTTGTTTCGGCCTCTGGTTTCCGGTCCGCCTTTGCCCGCCTGTTCGGCCACCCGCCGCACGCGATGCGCGGTGCCTCGGACCTGCGCGCCGACTGGATCGAAACCCCGCTTGGCGGCATGATCGCCATCACCGATGACAGCGCGTTGCACCTGCTGGAATTCACCGATCGCAAGGCCCTGCCGCAGGGTCTGCAGCGGTTGTCCGGCCTTGTCGGCGGGCGGATCGGGCTGGGCCGCACCGCCCTGACCGACCGCGTCGAATCGCAACTGACCGAGTTTTTCGCCGGTCACCGCGCCCGCTTCGATCTGGACCTGCACCTGCATGGCACCGATTTCCAGCAGCGTGTCTGGCAGGGTTTGCGCGCCATTCCGGCAGGCGAAACCCGCAGCTATGCGGCGCTGGCCGACCAGATCGGCAAGCCCGCCGCCACCCGCGCCGTGGCCAACGCCAATGCCGGCAACCGCATCGCCATCGTCATTCCCTGCCACCGCGTCATCGGCGCCGACGGGACCTTGACCGGCTATGCCGGCGGCTTGTGGCGCAAGCAGCGACTGATAGAAATCGAACGCAGCTACGGGGCAGCAGCATGAGTTTTTCATCCCTTCATCAGTCTGGCAACCCGTTGATCCTGTTCAACATATGGGACGCCGGTTCGGCGCGCGCCGTGGCCGGGGCAGGGGCGGTTGCGCTGGCCACAGGCAGCGCCTCGGTCGCCGGTGCGCTTGGCTATGACGACGGGCAACAGATGCCTTTCGACCAACTGCTCAGCGTGGTCGAACGTATCCGCGCCGTCTCGGATCTGCCGCTATCGGTCGATTTCGAGGCAGGCTTTGCCGACAGCCCCGAGGGCGTCGCCGCGAATGCCAAACGCCTGGCCGCGTTGGGGGTCGCGGGGATCAATCTGGAAGATGGCATCCCGCCCGAAAACGGCATTCGCTCTGCCCCGGAGCATGCAGCCCTGGTGACGGCGGTGCGGCAGGCGACCGACCTGTTCATCAATGCGCGAACCGATCTGTTCCTGCAAAACCCGGCCGACGCGCATGAGGGGTTGCTGGCCGAAGCACTGGACCGCGCGGGCATCTATGCCGCAGCCGGTGCGGACGGATTCTTTGCGCCCGGCCTGTCCGATCCGGCGCTGATCAAGGCCTTGTGCCGTGATTGCACGCTGCCGGTGAACATCATGCACCTGCCCGCAGGTCCCGATATCGCCACTCTGGCCGGGCTTGGCGTGGCCCGTATCAGCTATGGTCCGTTTCCCTGGCGCGACGCGATGGCAGGAGTGGCCAGCGCCTACAGCGATCTGGTGCCAAACGGGGCTTGACGCCCTCTGTCCGAGGCAGTAATCACCCGCAAACGAATTTCCGGGCGCTGCCTCGCGGCGCCCCTTCACATTGGGGCGGCCCGCCGATCGTGTCGCCCGACAGCTGCAACGAAGGATGATACCATGTCGCGCGTCTGCGAACTGACCGGCAAAGGCCCGATGACCGGCAACAATGTCAGCCACGCCAATAACCGCACCCGGCGTCGGTTTCTGCCAAACCTGAACGATGTCTCGCTGACCTCGGAAAAGATGGGCAAGACCTATTCGCTGCGGATCTCGGCAGCGGCTTTGCGCTCGGTCGATCACCGTGGCGGTCTGGACGAGTTTCTGGCCAAGGCGAAGGACGACGAACTGTCGACCCGCGCGCTGAAGATCAAGCGCGAGATCGCCAAGAAAGACGGCCCGGCTGAACTGCAGGCCTGATTGGCCGCATTCGCTGACGGCACTGCGCCCCGCCGGGATCTGGCGGGGCTTTTGCGTTTGTGATTCATCATGTGACAGATTGGCAGATGCAGAGCCGGTGATCTGCGGCTAGGGTCGCGGGCAATATGCGATTGATTCGAGTATTCCTGATCTTGTGCCTTGTGCTGACCGGCTTTTCGCTGGCCTCGGCGCGCGGGCTGACGCAGATCGGGGATCAGGTTGTCCTGTGTTCGGGCGAGATGGTCGTTCTGACCTACGGCCCGGATGGCGAACCTTCGGAAAGTCCGCATTACTGCCCTGATATGGCTATCGGATTGCTGGCCGCCGTGGCCGCGCCGGTGCCGCAAATCGGTCTTGTTCCACGCGTTCTGTCGGTCGTTTATGGACAGGCGGCGCGCCTTTGCATGGCTGCCCCGCCGGTCACGGCGCAAGCGCGCGATCCGCCCGTTGTCAGCCTTGCCTGACACATAAACGGATCGAACAAAGGACAAGATACAGATGAAAACCCTATTCTGCGCCGCTGCTGCGGTGCTGCTGCCGATGGCCGCTTTCGCTCATGATGCCGTTGCGGTCGAAGACGGCTATGCCCGTGCCTCGAACCCAAAGGCCGGGGCTGCCTTCATGGTGCTGGACAATCACCGAGAGGTTGCCTGCAAGCTTGAGGGCGTCAGCTCTGATGTGGCCGAAAAGGTCGAGCTGCACACCCATAAGGAAACCGATGGCATCATGAAGATGGTCCAGATCGAGGGCGGGATCGACCTGCCCGCAGGTCAGCAGCACGCGCTGCAACGCGGTGGCGATCACGTCATGCTGATGGGGCTGCACGAGCCGCTGGAGAATGGCGACATCGTGGCCCTGACGCTGGATTTCGGCGATTGCGGCACGCTGGATGTCGAGGTGCCGGTGGACAATGATCGCCAGCCCGGTGAGTCCGCAGCCGGACAGGCGAGCATGGACCATGGCGACATGGAGGACGTCGATATGGACCATGGCGATATGGACCATGAGGGCATGGACCACGACGATCAGGGCAACTGATCGGCAGAGGCCCTAGCGCATCCGGGTTCGGCGGATCAGTTCCTGAACCTGCGGGCCCAGATGCTGCACCAACAGCCCCACCCCTTTGGCCGAGGGGTGGACGCCGTCCCGTTGCATATAGGACGCGCGGTTTTCGCGGGGAATGGCCGCCAAAGGCGCATAAAGGTCAGGCAGCAGCAAGGTTCCGTGCCGCTGCGCCAGACGAGGCCAGATCTCGGCCCACCGCCTGCGCCAGTCCTGCCGCCGTCCGGGCGCGTGAATGCCCACCAGCAGCACCGGTCGATTGTTGCGGGTCGCCACGTCCAGAATGTTGTTCAGGTTTTCTTCGGCCTGCTCGGGCGACCAGCCCAGCAGCATGTCATTGCCGCCAAGCTCGACGATGACGGCATCGGCTGGCCTGCGCAGCGCCCACCTGATGCGGACACGCCCGCCCCAGGTGGTGTCGCCCGAAAGCCCGTGATTGACGATCTGCGCAGGCGTGGCCCGCGCTGCCAGCCAGCCTTGCAGCACCGGCACCATTCCCTGGCTGGCGGGCAGGCCGAACCCTTCGGTCAGGCTGTCGCCCAGCATGACGATGCGCGGCCCCGTATTGGCCAGCACCGCTCTCGGCGCCAGCGCGGCGGCGGTGAGGCCGGCCAGCAGGCTTCGCCGCCCGATCATGGCGCGCGCCTTAACCGAAGGGCGTTGCCGACCACAAAGACCGACGAAAACGCCATCGCGCCCGCGCCCAGCATGGGCGACAGCTGCGGCCCGCCAAAGGGCACCAGCACCCCCATCGCCACCGGGATCAGCGCGGCGTTATAGGCGAATGCCCAGAACAGGTTCTGCCGGATATTGCGCATCACCGCGCGGCTGAGCCGGATCGCCGTTACCACGCCCTTCGGATCACCGCCCACCAGCACCGCATCGGCGGACTCGATGGCCACATCCGTGCCAGTGCCAATGGCGATGCCGGTATCGGCTGCGGCCAATGCGGGGGCGTCGTTGATGCCGTCGCCCACAAAAACGCTGCCCGCGCCCATGTCGCGGATCGCGTCCAGCTTGCCATCGGGCAGCATGCCGCCCAGCACATGGTCGA is drawn from Paracoccus tegillarcae and contains these coding sequences:
- a CDS encoding ArsR/SmtB family transcription factor; its protein translation is MKDLHCGAAADPGDMAASGPDRSVTAGVAEAAGFLRALAHEGRMMILFHLVSGERTVGELEGLLGRPQAAVSQQLARLRAAGLVTCRSDGPVRCYRVADPRAMEMLGLIDRQFCAS
- a CDS encoding SoxS protein yields the protein MVLAAASGAQSGRPAQAQQSAGTAPDWQAQPLRLMMVEERGCIYCARWDAEIGPGFAGSAEGRTAPLMRVDIDGPWPDGIVLASRPVLTPTFILLDKGVELDRIEGYVGAAYFYPVLAEMMMNAGLTTGPGK
- the meaB gene encoding methylmalonyl Co-A mutase-associated GTPase MeaB — encoded protein: MDELLTPLTQGSRRALSRAITLIESTRADHRERAVALLASLPDGHALRIGMSGTPGVGKSTFIETFGTMLTEQGLKVAVLAVDPSSTRSGGSILGDKTRMETLSRNPKAFIRPSPSRAELGGVARRTREAIRLCEAAGFDLILIETVGVGQSETLVAEMADLFVLLLAPAGGDELQGVKRGIMEMADIILVNKADGDLLPTARRTVADYAGALRLLRKRPQDPDGFPKALPVSAVAGTGLQEAWDDMQALTAWRREYGHFEATRARQAQHWFLAEVRTGLLARLETPEARDRLEQLGRDVAAGDTVPGAAAKQMLDWLKT
- a CDS encoding bifunctional transcriptional activator/DNA repair enzyme AdaA is translated as MTKDQAMFDLPEPGALYDALTARDPAYDGRAYVGVTTTGIFCRLTCPARKPRPENCRWFASPADAAAAGFRPCRRCHPTGPEAEGHAAIAALIGALNADPERRWSEADLVALGHDPSTIRRAFKRHFGQTFLEIARVARLRSGLKSMTKGTAMIDAQLDAGFVSASGFRSAFARLFGHPPHAMRGASDLRADWIETPLGGMIAITDDSALHLLEFTDRKALPQGLQRLSGLVGGRIGLGRTALTDRVESQLTEFFAGHRARFDLDLHLHGTDFQQRVWQGLRAIPAGETRSYAALADQIGKPAATRAVANANAGNRIAIVIPCHRVIGADGTLTGYAGGLWRKQRLIEIERSYGAAA
- a CDS encoding isocitrate lyase/PEP mutase family protein; amino-acid sequence: MSFSSLHQSGNPLILFNIWDAGSARAVAGAGAVALATGSASVAGALGYDDGQQMPFDQLLSVVERIRAVSDLPLSVDFEAGFADSPEGVAANAKRLAALGVAGINLEDGIPPENGIRSAPEHAALVTAVRQATDLFINARTDLFLQNPADAHEGLLAEALDRAGIYAAAGADGFFAPGLSDPALIKALCRDCTLPVNIMHLPAGPDIATLAGLGVARISYGPFPWRDAMAGVASAYSDLVPNGA
- the rpmB gene encoding 50S ribosomal protein L28 encodes the protein MSRVCELTGKGPMTGNNVSHANNRTRRRFLPNLNDVSLTSEKMGKTYSLRISAAALRSVDHRGGLDEFLAKAKDDELSTRALKIKREIAKKDGPAELQA
- a CDS encoding copper chaperone PCu(A)C, whose product is MKTLFCAAAAVLLPMAAFAHDAVAVEDGYARASNPKAGAAFMVLDNHREVACKLEGVSSDVAEKVELHTHKETDGIMKMVQIEGGIDLPAGQQHALQRGGDHVMLMGLHEPLENGDIVALTLDFGDCGTLDVEVPVDNDRQPGESAAGQASMDHGDMEDVDMDHGDMDHEGMDHDDQGN
- a CDS encoding arylesterase; translated protein: MIGRRSLLAGLTAAALAPRAVLANTGPRIVMLGDSLTEGFGLPASQGMVPVLQGWLAARATPAQIVNHGLSGDTTWGGRVRIRWALRRPADAVIVELGGNDMLLGWSPEQAEENLNNILDVATRNNRPVLLVGIHAPGRRQDWRRRWAEIWPRLAQRHGTLLLPDLYAPLAAIPRENRASYMQRDGVHPSAKGVGLLVQHLGPQVQELIRRTRMR